Proteins from one Acropora muricata isolate sample 2 chromosome 9, ASM3666990v1, whole genome shotgun sequence genomic window:
- the LOC136927683 gene encoding ras-related protein Rab-38-like: protein MASKCELQEESNGKLLNTLREEVEMTTFDEKLDSEKPEASGDAIILDDKAKELLLKIICIGGFTGGVGTKGVLIDDYLQVWPPVTTYRRPLIGANFYLKSLRWQRSEGQKPVSIKLQFWEIAEQERYSNIMKVYFRDSVGALVFWGARRPSTLEEALLWRAKVKEICPSIPCVLVTENIGKEPLQWIGPGKIFESDEALEQFCNVNGFVDHFEINSRDWESGEKSVFGQAVICLLNEIFKNH from the coding sequence ATGGCTTCAAAATGCGAACTGCAAGAGGAGTCGAACGGAAAGCTCTTGAATACTCTACGGGAGGAAGTGGAAATGACAACATTCGATGAAAAATTGGATTCGGAAAAGCCGGAAGCAAGTGGAGACGCCATCATTCTGGATGATAAAGCGAAAGAATTACTCCTTAAGATAATATGTATTGGTGGTTTTACAGGTGGTGTTGGCACAAAAGGCGTTTTAATCGACGATTACCTTCAGGTTTGGCCTCCTGTTACGACTTATCGACGTCCCCTGATTGGAGCGAACTTTTATTTAAAGTCATTAAGATGGCAAAGAAGTGAAGGCCAAAAGCCCGTCTCCATAAAGCTCCAATTCTGGGAAATAGCGGAACAAGAACGTTATAGCAACATAATGAAGGTGTACTTCAGAGACAGTGTAGGTGCATTGGTTTTCTGGGGTGCGCGTCGGCCGTCTACGCTCGAAGAGGCTCTTCTCTGGAGGGCGAAGGTAAAAGAGATATGCCCGTCGATTCCTTGTGTGTTAGTAACCGAGAACATCGGAAAAGAGCCATTACAGTGGATTGGACCCGGAAAGATATTTGAAAGCGACGAAGCACTTGAACAGTTCTGTAATGTTAATGGATTTGTGGATCATTTTGAAATCAATTCTAGAGATTGGGAATCCGGTGAAAAAAGTGTGTTTGGTCAAGCTGTGATTTGTCTTCTcaatgaaatttttaaaaatcattAA
- the LOC136927682 gene encoding ras-related protein Rab-32A-like, which yields MKAHYLMSSNDFKEQSEGIIPTTNEVDSSLEDGKEIVRTVEMELTESTDSQDGNSHKERVSTLEMKTFNRNFRSLSQEDCLEETTDKDPVKIACVGGFTGGVSNKGVFIKDYLGIKPAMRIHPFNAIDFYLKKANWRRRDSLKSYSSVVLQLSEISDMNLLSAMTQVFFRYSQGAVVFWGPRNADSLMEAVQWRTKIKQETSSAIPCVLVTENLIDDCANSLRWIGPGEIFESELKLDQFCKDHEFSGHFEITSRDWEAGEKSVFGKAVNRLLDEIIDSDKITDNTCL from the coding sequence ATGAAAGCCCACTATTTGATGAGTTCAAATGATTTTAAAGAACAAAGTGAGGGCATTATTCCGACAACAAACGAGGTCGATAGTAGTTTAGAAGATGGAAAGGAAATTGTGCGCACAGTCGAAATGGAGCTCACAGAATCGACAGATTCACAAGACGGAAATTCTCACAAGGAACGGGTCAGCACGTTAGAAATGAAGACATTCAACAGAAATTTCCGGTCTCTGTCACAAGAAGACTGCTTGGAAGAAACAACTGATAAAGATCCAGTGAAAATCGCATGTGTTGGGGGTTTCACAGGCGGCGTCTCAAATAAAGGTGTCTTCATTAAAGATTACCTCGGGATCAAGCCAGCGATGAGAATTCATCCTTTTAATGCCATTGACTTCTACTTGAAAAAGGCAAATTGGCGACGCCGTGACAGTCTTAAAAGCTATTCGTCAGTTGTCCTTCAACTTAGTGAAATTTCTGACATGAACCTATTGTCTGCTATGACCCAGGTCTTCTTCCGATACAGTCAAGGGGCAGTGGTATTTTGGGGACCGCGTAATGCGGATTCACTGATGGAGGCCGTGCAGTGGAGAACGAAGATAAAGCAAGAAACTTCCTCTGCGATCCCTTGCGTTTTAGTTACTGAAAATCTTATCGATGATTGTGCGAATTCATTGCGTTGGATTGGACCCGGTGAAATATTTGAAAGCGAACTAAAACTGGATCAGTTTTGTAAAGATCACGAGTTTTCAGGTCATTTTGAAATCACGTCACGCGACTGGGAAGCTGGAGAGAAGAGTGTTTTTGGGAAGGCAGTGAATCGACTGCTTGACGAGATAATTGATAGCGATAAAATAACAGACAACACCTGTTTGTAA